One bacterium genomic window, GTGCTCGAACCCGGCCTGTCCAAGAAGGGTTGAGCGCAGGACTGTCATCAGATCCGCCCCATGATCCAGTCGAACAGCCCGGAAAGGTCCCCGGGAGGTGGGGCTTCGAACTCCATCCGTTTGCCCGTTGCCGGGTGATCGAACTCAAGGCGCAGGGCGTGAAGGGCAGGGCGCCTGAGGGAGCGCAGGAAGGTCGTTCCCGCGTTGTTGCCCAGGTAGATGGCAGACGTGCCGCCGCGATAGGTGGGATCACCGAGGATGGGGTGCCCCTCGGCCGACAGGTGGACCCTGAGCTGGTGGGTGCGTCCGGTTCCCGGTGTGAGACGGACAAGGCTGATCCCGCCCCGACGGCCCATGACCTCGAAATCAGTGACGGCCGGGCGGCCGTCCTTTCGCACCGCGATCCGTTTCCTGTCCCGGGGGTGACGGTCCAGCGATCTTTCTATGCGGCCGGTGTCCTTTTTCATCTCTCCCTTGACGGCGGCAAGGTATGTCCTGCCGATGGTGTGATCCTTGAACTGGACGGCCAGACCGTTATGCGCCGCGTCGTTCTTGGCGGCAACCATCACTCCGCTGGTGCCCTTGTCCAGGCGGTGGACGATCCCGGGGCGCGCCACCCCGCCGATCCCGGAAAGGTCCCGGCAGTGATGGAGCAGGGCGTTGACCAGGGTCCCGGACCGATGGCCGTGGGAAGGGTGGACCACCATATGGGGCGGCTTGTCGATGACTATGAGATCGGCGTCCTCGTAAAGGATCGTGAGGGGGATCTCCTCCGGGAGGACATCGGGGGTTTCGGGGGCCGGAACGGCCACGGTGACCTGGCTGCCATCGCGCAGGAAAAAGCCCGCCTTGACCGGGGAACCGTCCACCAGGACGTGGTTGTCCTCGATGAGTTTTTTTATTCGGGAACGGGTCAGATCAGGAAGACGTTCGGCCAGATACCTGTCCAGGCGGATTTTCGAACTTTGAGTGGTGACTGTAAAAGAGAACCTCCCCATGGGGAGCTTACCAGATATCAGAATCGACTTCCCCGAAACGCTTGACGAGGACATCGACAATGGCCCTGTTGTAAGGAATCCATCGGCCTGTCATGGTGGGATCCACGCGGGAATCGTAAAGTTTACGCCCTTCCTCCAGCTGATCGGCCAGGTCCTCGAAAAGTGAGTCGTTCTTGATGCTCTGCCTGATCTTGTCCTGATTGTACAAAGAGATGTCGGACATGATGGTCCGGGCCAGCCTTTGGGCGTCGCTGATGTTGTCGATGAGGCTCATCCAGGCAACCTCCAGGTTAGAGGATTCTCGAGATAAAGGGGATCGTACCCCGTTTTTTCCTGCCCTGCCAGAACAGGTAGGTGGTTGCGGCCGCAAGACCGATCACAGATCCCACAATGGCGCCCGGATCTGTTCCCGTCCGGGACCAGCCAACAGCTCCTCCGGCCACCGCGGCCACTGCGGGCAGCAGGTAGGCCGAAGCGGAAGCTTTCAGAAGCTCCCCCGGAGGCAGTGACACAATGACCCTGTCCCCCGGTTCAGCTCCAGCTGAATTGAGGACCACCATCACCATGGTCTGTCCGGAGGAGGGGTGGCACATATTCCTGGCCGAGCAAGCGCCGCAGGCGTCCGACCTTACCAGGACAACTTTCGCCCTGTCCCCCTCCAGTGAGACAACAGAGGCAGTTTCCTCAAGCATTTCCCTACTTTATGTGAGTAAGGATGGAAAATCAAGCGGGAGGACAAACTGGTGTCTAGTTCTGGTTTCCAGTTCTAGCGCAAATGTTACAGCTCTGTGCTTTTATCAGACACCAGGAGCCTGTCGGAGAACCTCCTTTTTCTTGGCAGGGAGGGCACAGGCTCCTAGGAACCAGATACCAGACATTGCCATTTCCCTTACAGCCCCCTGTGCCGCGCTATCGTGCGGCGGTCGGCGGGGAGCGTGATCCGGACGGTAAGCCCCTGGGATCTGGAGGACTCGAGGCTGAGCTGGCCCCCGTGATCGTCCACGATCCGCCGGGCGATAGCCAGGTTGAGGTGAAGCCGCTCACCACCGAGCACGTGGACGGGGCTGAGATCCTCCTCGATCTGCTTAAGGTCAAGGGACGGGCCGGTATCTGTGATCAGAACCGTCCCCTGACCCTCGTCCACCTTCCTGGTCACTGCAAGAACGCCTCCGTCGGGCATGCGCTCCAGGGCGTTGACGAGGGTAGCGGTGAAGGCTGTTTCCAGGAGCCGGGGGTCGAGGAACCCGTCAGGCAGTCCTTTTCCTTCACCCGCGATGCGGACCCCCTTTCCCTCGGCCTCGGTACGGATGTTTTTCACGGACCGGTCCAGTATCTTGTCCGGGGAACTCTCAGTGAAACGGGGGGAGGGCAGGTCCAGGTAGGCCTGCAACGTTTTGATCATGCCCTCGAGCCGTTCCACCGAGGACATGACCCGCTGCGTCCACTCCGCACGGTTCCCGTCTTTTTCCCCGGAGCCCATGAAACGGCGGGTGTAGCCCCCTATGACGGCAATGGGGTTGAGGATCTCGTGGGAGAGGCTGCGGGTCAGGTTTCCGAGAACCGCCATCTGGTTCGACTCGCGCAGCTGGCGCACGATCTCGTGGGTCTCGCTCCAGTCGAGAAAGCGGAAGAGAATCTCCCGGGGCCCGTTCTCCGGCCAGGCCTGGACGAACAGCCGGACGATGATCTGTTTTCCATCGGCACCCTGGAGCATGATCTCGCCGTCGAAACCGGCGGCATCCCGGGCCAGGTGCATGAGGTTAGGCAGCAGGTGGCTGGCGCTGGCAGCCGGGAAAAGGGCGCTGACGTGCTCCCCTGTCAGGAACTTGCCGGTGTATCCGAGGATCTGGAGAGCCGTTTCGTTGCAGTCGATGATATTTCCGGCGAGATCGGTGGTGACGATCCCCTCGAGGGAACGGGAAAGGAGATGCTCTTTGAGTTTGGAGTCCATAAGAATCGATGCCCTTCAAACGTACGTGGGTGCGTACGTGAGTGGAGCGTGGGTGCGACAGAACTTTTGCGCGTTCACGCTTTACGCATATACGCGTTTACGTTTCAAAAACCCTTCCCGTCAGCAGTTCGTAGGCTTCCAGGTACTTCTCCCGGGTTTTTTCCACGACTTCGTCCGGGAGCACGGGGCCGGGCGGCGTCTTGTCCCAGTCCAGGGTTTCCAGATAGTCCCTGACGAACTGCTTGTCGAAACTCAAGGGGCTGGTTCCCACCTCGTAGGTGTCGGCGGGCCAGAAACGGGAGGAATCTGGTGTCAGGATCTCGTCGATGAGGATGATCCCCTCGGATGACCGTCCGAACTCGAACTTGGTATCGGAGATGATGATCCCCTTCCCGCCGGCATAATCGCGGGCTTTTTCGTAGATGGCGATGGTCAGGTCCCGGAGTTTTTCCAGGGTGGCCAGGTCCAGGACCTTTGCGGCCTCCTCGAAAGAGACGTTCTCGTCGTGCCCCGACTTGGCCTTTGTGGCGGGGGTAAAGATGGTCCTGGGCAGCTTCTGGGCCTGCTTGAGCCCTTCCGGTAAAGGGATCCCGCACACGGCTCCCGTTTTCTGATAATCGGTCCATCCCGAACCGGCCAGATACCCCCGGGCCACACACTCGATGGGGAGCGGTTCGGTCTTTTTTACCAGCATGCTCCTCCCTTCCAGGATGGAAGCGTGCTGCCGCAGTTCGGCGGGAAACTCCTCCACGCGGTGGGCGATCAGGTGGTTGTCCACGATGTCGGCCGTCAGTTCGAACCAGAACAGGGACATACTGGTGAGGATCTTGCCCTTGTCGGTGATGCCGTTGGGCATGATGACGTCAAAAGCTGAAATGCGGTCGGTAGCGACGATAAGAAGGGTGTCACCCAGATCGTACACATCCCTGACCTTTCCTCTCCGGAACAGGGGAAGGCCGGGAAGGTCTGTGTGGGTCACTGCCTTGCTGGACCCTGCGCTGGTCTGTGTCATCACGGTCTCCTTGCGATTTACTTCAGTCAGCTTGATGCGGTTAGCTGATTCGGGTTAGATCAAAGGGGTTTTCCCTTCTGGTGTGTGAACACAAATACCCCAACTTCGGGAGGTTTGCAATCGCAGGGCCGCCCGAATCCTAAAATACAGGGTCAGCCCTGCGATTGTGGATTGAGAAATGAGGATTAAAAAGGTTACAATCTTCAATCCTCAATTCATAATTCTCAATTTCGCGGTGAACGTAAA contains:
- a CDS encoding PAS domain S-box protein, with translation MDSKLKEHLLSRSLEGIVTTDLAGNIIDCNETALQILGYTGKFLTGEHVSALFPAASASHLLPNLMHLARDAAGFDGEIMLQGADGKQIIVRLFVQAWPENGPREILFRFLDWSETHEIVRQLRESNQMAVLGNLTRSLSHEILNPIAVIGGYTRRFMGSGEKDGNRAEWTQRVMSSVERLEGMIKTLQAYLDLPSPRFTESSPDKILDRSVKNIRTEAEGKGVRIAGEGKGLPDGFLDPRLLETAFTATLVNALERMPDGGVLAVTRKVDEGQGTVLITDTGPSLDLKQIEEDLSPVHVLGGERLHLNLAIARRIVDDHGGQLSLESSRSQGLTVRITLPADRRTIARHRGL
- a CDS encoding SoxR reducing system RseC family protein, with product MLEETASVVSLEGDRAKVVLVRSDACGACSARNMCHPSSGQTMVMVVLNSAGAEPGDRVIVSLPPGELLKASASAYLLPAVAAVAGGAVGWSRTGTDPGAIVGSVIGLAAATTYLFWQGRKKRGTIPFISRIL
- a CDS encoding phosphoribosylaminoimidazolesuccinocarboxamide synthase — encoded protein: MTQTSAGSSKAVTHTDLPGLPLFRRGKVRDVYDLGDTLLIVATDRISAFDVIMPNGITDKGKILTSMSLFWFELTADIVDNHLIAHRVEEFPAELRQHASILEGRSMLVKKTEPLPIECVARGYLAGSGWTDYQKTGAVCGIPLPEGLKQAQKLPRTIFTPATKAKSGHDENVSFEEAAKVLDLATLEKLRDLTIAIYEKARDYAGGKGIIISDTKFEFGRSSEGIILIDEILTPDSSRFWPADTYEVGTSPLSFDKQFVRDYLETLDWDKTPPGPVLPDEVVEKTREKYLEAYELLTGRVFET
- a CDS encoding RluA family pseudouridine synthase; its protein translation is MGRFSFTVTTQSSKIRLDRYLAERLPDLTRSRIKKLIEDNHVLVDGSPVKAGFFLRDGSQVTVAVPAPETPDVLPEEIPLTILYEDADLIVIDKPPHMVVHPSHGHRSGTLVNALLHHCRDLSGIGGVARPGIVHRLDKGTSGVMVAAKNDAAHNGLAVQFKDHTIGRTYLAAVKGEMKKDTGRIERSLDRHPRDRKRIAVRKDGRPAVTDFEVMGRRGGISLVRLTPGTGRTHQLRVHLSAEGHPILGDPTYRGGTSAIYLGNNAGTTFLRSLRRPALHALRLEFDHPATGKRMEFEAPPPGDLSGLFDWIMGRI